One Thermicanus aegyptius DSM 12793 DNA segment encodes these proteins:
- a CDS encoding Crp/Fnr family transcriptional regulator, which yields MLHPEIHEVMERYPELYEILKHCPYEVLREWEFYQYEPGRLICQQGEVQDRLFIVVEGLLDIHILAENGRKYTQAVYRRGDIVGELEIFEGKPFVSNVEALTEVKLIGLPRDLFLKWIELDHHFTLYLLRKVTRLFYDLSQKAGEDKLYSLYHRICRHLLSHVEGRRQNGEEIRVVMDKQKLSQQLAVTPRSINRVLQELKQKGILELDSHTLRVKDIEKLRKEEMLSKYD from the coding sequence GTGTTGCACCCTGAAATTCATGAAGTGATGGAGCGTTATCCCGAGCTCTACGAGATCCTTAAGCATTGCCCCTATGAGGTTTTACGGGAGTGGGAGTTTTACCAATATGAGCCAGGCAGATTGATCTGCCAACAAGGAGAGGTGCAAGACCGTCTTTTCATCGTCGTCGAGGGATTGCTCGACATTCATATCTTGGCTGAGAATGGAAGGAAATATACCCAGGCTGTTTATCGACGAGGAGATATTGTTGGGGAATTGGAAATCTTTGAGGGAAAGCCTTTTGTCAGCAATGTGGAAGCGCTGACAGAGGTAAAATTGATCGGATTACCCCGGGACCTTTTCCTCAAATGGATCGAGTTGGATCATCATTTCACCCTTTATCTTCTGCGAAAAGTGACGCGCCTCTTCTACGATCTGTCGCAAAAAGCGGGAGAAGATAAGCTTTATTCCCTCTACCACCGCATCTGTCGCCATCTGCTCTCCCATGTGGAGGGAAGAAGGCAGAATGGGGAGGAGATCAGGGTTGTAATGGACAAGCAGAAGCTCAGCCAGCAGTTGGCGGTTACACCCCGCAGCATCAACCGGGTCTTGCAAGAATTGAAGCAGAAAGGGATTCTTGAATTGGACAGCCACACGTTGAGAGTGAAAGACATTGAAAAGTTAAGAAAAGAGGAGATGCTCAGCAAATATGATTAG
- a CDS encoding nucleoside phosphorylase — MHVEVQPHIRIGEIEAKYAVLPGDPGRVERVARYLDDPREVAYNREYRSILGRYKGIPVLVISTGIGGPSVGIAVEELRRIGVTTMIRIGSCGALQPGMRLGDLVIANGAVRNDGTSDTYIERGYPAIPNTDLLMTLLETVKGMGFPYVCGLVRSHDSFYTDLEEEIDRFWGAKGIVASDMETAALFVIGGLRKLRVASILNVVVEAEGELERGINQYVEEGNMSVVGEEREIQLALETIFADANQK, encoded by the coding sequence ATGCACGTTGAAGTACAACCGCACATTCGCATTGGGGAGATCGAAGCGAAGTATGCAGTGCTTCCGGGAGATCCCGGCCGTGTGGAACGAGTGGCGCGGTATTTGGACGATCCTCGGGAGGTGGCCTACAACCGGGAATACAGGTCTATTCTGGGGAGGTACAAAGGAATTCCGGTGTTGGTGATCTCGACAGGCATTGGCGGGCCTTCCGTAGGCATTGCCGTGGAAGAGCTGCGCCGCATCGGGGTGACCACCATGATCCGGATCGGCAGCTGCGGCGCATTGCAACCGGGTATGCGGTTGGGAGACTTGGTGATTGCAAACGGTGCCGTGCGCAATGACGGGACATCGGATACCTATATTGAACGGGGATATCCTGCCATTCCCAATACGGATCTTCTCATGACGCTCCTTGAGACGGTGAAAGGGATGGGATTTCCTTATGTGTGCGGGCTTGTGCGCAGCCATGACAGTTTCTACACCGACCTGGAGGAAGAGATTGATCGCTTCTGGGGTGCGAAAGGAATCGTCGCCTCCGATATGGAGACGGCTGCCCTGTTTGTCATCGGCGGTTTAAGGAAACTCCGCGTCGCTTCCATTCTCAATGTGGTCGTGGAGGCGGAAGGAGAACTGGAAAGGGGGATCAATCAATATGTAGAAGAAGGGAACATGTCGGTTGTCGGGGAGGAAAGGGAGATCCAACTTGCCTTGGAGACGATTTTCGCAGATGCGAATCAAAAGTAA
- a CDS encoding ECF transporter S component has translation MKRRSVWSFQFTTAALVLIPAAVGINYIGKLFAGVLKLPLWLDSIGTVLASMLAGPIIGAISGAINNIIYGLTMDPISFVYGITSIFIGLVAGIMAYKGWIENWGKAIVAGLVVGLTAVIISTPLNVWFWGGQTGNFWVDALFAAVMANTNSIWLASFLDELVVDLVDKVLVVLVSYAIYKGLPRSILQLYTGDHHVESLDK, from the coding sequence ATGAAAAGGAGAAGTGTATGGTCATTTCAATTCACGACGGCTGCCCTGGTCTTAATTCCTGCGGCGGTGGGGATTAACTACATCGGCAAGCTGTTTGCCGGCGTCCTGAAACTCCCGCTCTGGCTTGATTCGATCGGAACCGTGTTGGCGAGCATGTTGGCCGGTCCGATCATCGGCGCCATTTCGGGGGCGATCAATAACATCATCTACGGGCTAACGATGGATCCCATCTCTTTCGTATACGGGATTACCAGCATCTTCATCGGTCTGGTCGCTGGGATTATGGCCTACAAGGGCTGGATCGAAAATTGGGGTAAAGCGATCGTTGCGGGGCTTGTGGTCGGTTTGACGGCCGTGATCATCTCAACGCCGCTTAATGTATGGTTTTGGGGCGGACAGACGGGGAACTTCTGGGTAGATGCACTCTTTGCCGCAGTCATGGCTAACACCAATTCGATCTGGCTTGCCTCTTTTCTCGATGAACTGGTCGTGGATCTCGTAGACAAAGTATTGGTCGTATTGGTTAGCTACGCGATTTATAAAGGGTTGCCTCGCAGCATTCTGCAACTTTATACCGGCGACCATCACGTGGAGAGCTTGGACAAATAG
- a CDS encoding energy-coupling factor transporter transmembrane component T family protein: MKSISLYVDRQSFLHRIDPISKIYYIIVAILVPILFPSLTVAFAVMVISLILLFLGKVVRQTLPVYGFVFFILITVLIIQTLFYPGNETPAYRIGQIVLYREGFLYALTISFRVINIVTSFLILVFTTKPADLVESLVRKGLSPRFGYVIASVFQIVPEMMSTMGRITDAQRSRGMETEGKLSVRMKAFLPLIGPVVLSSLLNVKERALALEVRGFNAKGKKTFLNEEKNFLAPTAVQWSLLAVILIAIIWRIIQ; encoded by the coding sequence GTGAAATCGATCAGCTTATACGTCGATCGGCAGTCGTTCTTGCATCGCATTGATCCTATATCCAAAATTTATTACATTATCGTGGCGATCCTCGTTCCCATTTTATTCCCCTCCCTCACCGTGGCCTTTGCGGTGATGGTCATAAGCCTTATTCTGCTCTTTCTGGGGAAAGTGGTTCGACAGACATTGCCGGTCTATGGGTTTGTCTTCTTCATCCTGATTACCGTCCTTATCATACAGACGCTCTTTTACCCCGGCAACGAAACGCCCGCCTACCGCATCGGTCAGATCGTGCTTTACCGGGAAGGATTCCTCTACGCCCTTACCATTTCCTTTCGGGTGATCAATATCGTTACTTCGTTTCTGATCCTCGTCTTTACCACGAAGCCCGCCGATTTGGTGGAATCACTGGTACGGAAAGGATTGTCGCCCCGTTTCGGATATGTGATCGCCTCCGTCTTCCAAATCGTACCGGAAATGATGTCCACCATGGGAAGGATTACCGATGCCCAGCGTTCCAGAGGAATGGAGACGGAAGGAAAATTAAGCGTCCGCATGAAGGCTTTCCTCCCCCTGATCGGTCCGGTTGTGCTAAGTTCCCTCCTCAACGTGAAGGAGCGGGCCTTGGCTTTGGAGGTAAGGGGCTTTAACGCAAAGGGAAAGAAGACGTTCCTGAATGAGGAAAAAAACTTTCTCGCTCCGACGGCGGTCCAATGGAGCCTCCTCGCCGTTATTCTCATCGCGATCATTTGGAGGATCATTCAATGA
- a CDS encoding energy-coupling factor ABC transporter ATP-binding protein has protein sequence MKKVMVEHLKYRYPGTEKLALDDVSFEVEEGELIGIVGRNLSGKSTLAQAIVGLVPHFYRGAYGGKVIVDGIEVLHSTVSDISRKAGIVFQNPFTQVTGSKLTVYEEVAFGLENLGVPRSEMIERIDEALTLLGIYDFRHANPFDLSGGQMQRMAIASIIAMRPEVIILDEPTSQLDPQGTEEVFQAVQRLSREGMTVLLIEHKLEKVARYADKVLWLDEGKVVAYDTPSKVFSRDDLEEHGLAAPIYTQICKALKRKSPDGETYPVTLEGAYEVLKRWN, from the coding sequence ATGAAGAAGGTCATGGTAGAGCATTTGAAATATCGCTATCCGGGTACTGAGAAACTCGCCCTCGATGACGTATCCTTTGAAGTGGAGGAGGGGGAGTTGATCGGGATCGTGGGGCGGAACTTGTCCGGCAAATCTACTTTGGCGCAGGCGATCGTGGGGCTGGTACCCCACTTTTACCGCGGCGCGTATGGCGGCAAAGTGATCGTCGACGGGATCGAGGTGCTGCATAGCACGGTGAGCGATATCTCGCGGAAGGCGGGTATCGTCTTCCAAAATCCGTTTACGCAGGTGACCGGTTCAAAACTTACGGTTTATGAAGAGGTCGCCTTCGGGCTGGAAAATCTGGGCGTGCCCAGGTCCGAGATGATAGAACGGATCGATGAAGCCTTAACTCTTCTGGGGATTTATGATTTCCGCCATGCCAATCCTTTCGACCTGTCCGGAGGGCAAATGCAGCGCATGGCGATTGCCAGTATCATCGCCATGCGTCCGGAAGTGATTATTCTCGACGAACCTACTTCGCAACTCGATCCGCAGGGAACGGAAGAGGTGTTCCAGGCGGTGCAGCGCTTAAGCCGAGAGGGAATGACGGTGCTGCTCATCGAGCATAAACTGGAGAAAGTGGCCCGTTATGCGGATAAAGTCCTATGGCTCGACGAGGGGAAAGTGGTGGCATATGACACCCCTTCCAAAGTCTTCTCTAGGGATGACTTGGAAGAACACGGCCTTGCGGCGCCCATCTATACGCAGATCTGCAAGGCGCTCAAACGTAAATCGCCGGACGGCGAGACCTATCCGGTTACGCTCGAAGGGGCTTATGAGGTGCTGAAGAGATGGAATTGA
- a CDS encoding ATP-binding cassette domain-containing protein produces the protein MELIRVEEVSFAYLPGKPVLDRVTLRFDRRSTAIIGQNGAGKTTLVKLMKGLLKPFDGEILIGDLSVKKVTAASLAKRIGLIFQNPNDQIFKGNVLEEVMFGLLNIGVEREEARARAIRALEMVELEGKRDMNPHDLSLSQKKLVSIAAVVAMDPEIIIFDEPTIAQDHAGKERIKEIIRHLDEKGKLVMTIIHDMDFVAECFERTVVMNRGRVLLDGPTREVFSREEVLKEAYLEPPAVAQLGKLLGLSETFLTTKEFIAHMEGRKKG, from the coding sequence ATGGAATTGATTCGTGTAGAAGAAGTATCATTTGCCTATCTTCCCGGCAAACCGGTTCTGGATCGGGTCACTCTCCGCTTCGACCGCCGCTCCACGGCGATCATCGGACAAAACGGAGCGGGGAAAACGACGTTGGTCAAGCTGATGAAAGGGTTGTTAAAGCCCTTTGACGGCGAGATCCTGATCGGAGACCTTTCCGTGAAAAAGGTGACCGCCGCATCTTTGGCCAAACGGATCGGCCTTATCTTCCAAAACCCCAATGACCAGATCTTCAAAGGGAATGTCTTGGAAGAAGTGATGTTTGGTCTCCTAAACATCGGCGTGGAACGGGAGGAAGCCAGGGCAAGGGCGATCCGGGCCTTGGAGATGGTGGAGCTGGAAGGGAAGAGGGATATGAATCCCCATGACTTAAGCCTGTCGCAAAAGAAACTGGTTTCGATCGCGGCGGTCGTGGCGATGGATCCGGAAATCATCATCTTTGACGAGCCGACGATTGCCCAGGATCATGCCGGCAAAGAGCGGATTAAGGAGATCATCCGCCATCTCGATGAGAAGGGGAAGCTGGTCATGACCATCATCCACGATATGGACTTTGTCGCCGAATGTTTTGAACGGACCGTGGTGATGAATCGGGGGAGAGTTCTGTTAGATGGCCCGACGAGAGAGGTTTTTTCCAGGGAGGAGGTACTAAAGGAGGCTTATCTCGAACCGCCGGCGGTGGCGCAGCTCGGCAAGCTGCTTGGTCTTTCGGAAACATTCCTGACGACGAAAGAGTTTATCGCCCACATGGAGGGACGAAAAAAGGGGTAA
- a CDS encoding GntR family transcriptional regulator translates to MATIDKNSRIPLYYQLMEIIIEEIESGKLQEHDQLLPERELCEKYGISRATVRQAIQELEKEGYLYKRHGKGTFISPKKVKQDLIRFYSFTEEMKKLGKTPSSKVIDFEILESDIHIAKKMNISEGEKVYKFTRLRMADDQPMMLETTYLPFQRFPDITQQELEQKPLYDILSERFKVSFTMAEESFQPVNTRKNEAKLLDYGDHLPSMLIERITYDKLGIIEYTKGIARGDRFKYRVVLNY, encoded by the coding sequence ATGGCCACCATCGATAAAAACAGTCGAATCCCGCTTTATTATCAATTGATGGAGATTATTATTGAGGAAATAGAGTCGGGAAAACTTCAGGAACATGATCAATTGCTGCCGGAGAGGGAACTTTGTGAAAAATACGGGATTAGTCGCGCTACCGTGAGACAAGCGATTCAAGAATTGGAAAAAGAAGGATATCTTTATAAACGGCACGGAAAAGGGACGTTTATCTCTCCCAAAAAAGTGAAACAAGACTTGATCCGTTTCTACAGCTTTACCGAAGAGATGAAGAAACTTGGGAAAACCCCTTCCTCGAAAGTGATTGATTTTGAAATTCTTGAAAGCGACATTCATATTGCGAAAAAAATGAATATATCAGAAGGGGAAAAAGTATATAAATTTACACGCCTACGGATGGCCGATGATCAACCGATGATGCTGGAGACGACCTATCTACCGTTTCAACGCTTTCCCGACATTACGCAACAGGAGCTTGAACAAAAGCCCTTATATGATATCTTGTCCGAACGATTTAAGGTAAGCTTTACAATGGCGGAGGAAAGTTTTCAACCCGTCAATACGAGAAAAAACGAGGCAAAGCTTCTCGATTATGGAGATCACCTTCCCAGTATGCTGATTGAAAGAATCACATACGATAAATTGGGCATTATTGAATATACGAAGGGAATTGCTAGAGGAGACCGATTTAAATACAGGGTGGTGTTAAATTATTAA
- a CDS encoding SIS domain-containing protein yields MQAVLGYDDARLKEIQGFATAKEIEQQPRVWKETVEIVKRNRGKVKPFLDKVLSLENIRVIFTGAGTSAYIGHTLVPYLNKKFALRMEAIATTEIVSDPESYLLPDVPTLLISFARSGNSPESVATVNLAEQMIKELYQIVITCNPEGELAKKTEGNPNKILLLMPEDSNDQGFAMTSSFSSMAMAGLLIFENLDEIEEVIDRIAKDGARVLERYSAPLKELVKEDIERVVFLGSSVLKGLATESALKVLELTRGRVVGVYESPLGLRHGPKTIINEKTLIFSYLSTHEYTRRYEMDLLKELSSEKKYLKLVAIAPGPNDEIERMVDAFWPIQDETPTYRDDVYLIFNYVLFAQMFALFKSIQLGITPDNPDPEGSVNRVVKGVIIHPFTPDIPNRQPS; encoded by the coding sequence ATGCAGGCAGTATTGGGATATGATGACGCCCGTTTGAAGGAGATTCAGGGATTCGCAACGGCCAAGGAAATTGAGCAACAGCCGAGAGTTTGGAAAGAAACCGTGGAGATCGTTAAGAGAAATCGTGGGAAAGTCAAACCTTTCCTAGATAAGGTATTAAGTCTGGAGAATATTCGGGTGATCTTTACAGGTGCAGGAACATCCGCTTATATTGGGCACACCCTCGTTCCTTATCTAAACAAAAAATTTGCCCTACGAATGGAAGCGATTGCTACGACGGAGATCGTCTCTGATCCGGAGAGCTATTTACTCCCAGATGTCCCTACGTTGCTCATATCCTTTGCCAGGTCCGGCAACAGTCCGGAAAGCGTGGCGACGGTAAACTTGGCGGAGCAAATGATAAAGGAGCTTTACCAGATTGTGATTACCTGCAACCCTGAAGGGGAGTTGGCTAAAAAGACGGAAGGCAATCCCAACAAGATCCTGCTCTTAATGCCGGAGGATTCAAACGACCAAGGTTTTGCCATGACCAGCAGTTTTAGTTCTATGGCGATGGCTGGCCTGCTCATCTTTGAAAACCTTGATGAGATCGAGGAGGTGATCGATCGCATCGCAAAGGATGGAGCGCGGGTGCTGGAGAGGTACTCGGCCCCTCTTAAAGAACTGGTGAAGGAAGATATAGAACGCGTCGTCTTTCTCGGCTCTTCCGTCCTTAAAGGCCTCGCCACCGAATCGGCGTTAAAAGTGTTGGAATTGACGAGGGGAAGAGTGGTAGGAGTATATGAATCTCCATTAGGGTTAAGGCATGGCCCTAAAACGATTATCAACGAAAAGACGCTTATTTTCTCCTATCTTTCGACTCATGAATATACCCGTCGGTATGAGATGGATTTGCTGAAAGAATTATCGTCGGAGAAAAAGTATCTCAAACTGGTTGCGATTGCTCCCGGCCCAAATGACGAAATCGAGCGTATGGTTGATGCATTCTGGCCTATCCAGGACGAGACGCCAACGTATAGGGACGATGTTTATCTGATCTTCAATTATGTATTATTCGCCCAGATGTTCGCTTTGTTTAAATCGATCCAATTGGGAATCACACCGGATAATCCTGATCCGGAGGGGAGTGTGAACAGGGTCGTCAAAGGGGTGATCATCCATCCTTTTACGCCCGACATCCCCAATAGGCAACCATCATAA
- the agaB gene encoding PTS galactosamine transporter subunit IIB — protein sequence MGTPNILLTRIDNRLVHGQVGVTWTTSLGANLLVVVDDQVAKDPLQQQLMAVTAESAGVGIRFFTVEHTINIIHKAAPSQRIFIICRTPEEVKKLVDGGVPIKEVNVGNMHFSQGKRQISKKVYVDDKDLETLRYLQSKGVHVFIQDVPGDPKEYIE from the coding sequence ATGGGTACGCCAAACATTTTACTGACACGCATTGATAATCGACTGGTCCACGGGCAAGTGGGGGTGACGTGGACCACGTCATTGGGGGCCAACTTATTGGTGGTCGTCGATGATCAAGTGGCAAAGGATCCCTTGCAGCAGCAATTGATGGCGGTTACAGCAGAATCTGCGGGGGTGGGAATCCGTTTTTTTACCGTGGAGCATACGATCAATATCATTCATAAAGCGGCACCCTCACAAAGAATCTTTATCATCTGCCGAACACCGGAAGAGGTAAAAAAATTGGTAGACGGGGGGGTGCCGATCAAAGAAGTAAACGTGGGCAATATGCATTTTTCCCAAGGGAAACGGCAAATCAGCAAAAAAGTTTACGTCGACGACAAAGATTTGGAAACTCTTCGCTACCTTCAATCAAAAGGTGTTCATGTGTTTATCCAGGATGTTCCTGGTGACCCCAAAGAGTATATCGAATAA
- the agaC gene encoding PTS galactosamine transporter subunit IIC — translation MHDITLMQGIALTIMAIIVGVDFWLEGLFIFRPIIVSTLTGIILGDLQTGLIAGGLTELAFAGLTPAGGTQPPNPILAGVMTVVIAYTTGIDAKTAIGLALPFSFLMQYIILFYYSSFSLFMAKADRYAEEANTKGLVRLNILTTSIVAVTYGVVVFLSTYVAQDLMRALVTSMPAWLTHGFEIAGGILPAVGFGMLLKVMLKGQYVPYLIVGFLIASFIPFSNVLPAALAGTAFALYEYYTSRDKAAPAQKMAVEGDDYSEGI, via the coding sequence ATGCATGACATTACGTTGATGCAAGGAATTGCATTAACGATCATGGCCATCATCGTGGGTGTCGATTTCTGGTTAGAGGGTTTATTTATCTTCAGGCCTATTATTGTAAGCACTTTAACCGGAATCATTTTAGGGGATTTGCAGACGGGTTTAATCGCCGGGGGATTGACCGAACTTGCCTTTGCCGGACTTACACCTGCAGGGGGGACCCAACCGCCTAACCCCATTTTGGCCGGTGTGATGACCGTAGTGATCGCATACACAACGGGAATTGATGCAAAAACAGCCATAGGTCTGGCTCTTCCTTTCAGTTTCTTAATGCAATATATCATCCTGTTTTACTACTCCAGCTTCTCCCTCTTTATGGCGAAGGCTGATCGATATGCGGAAGAGGCAAATACGAAGGGTCTCGTGCGGCTCAATATCTTGACCACCTCGATTGTAGCCGTAACCTATGGTGTCGTCGTATTCCTCAGCACCTATGTGGCCCAGGATCTTATGAGGGCTTTGGTGACCTCCATGCCCGCATGGTTAACCCATGGATTCGAAATTGCAGGAGGAATTTTGCCTGCCGTCGGTTTCGGAATGCTCTTAAAAGTGATGTTGAAAGGTCAATATGTCCCATATTTGATCGTAGGATTTCTCATTGCCTCCTTTATCCCTTTCTCCAATGTGTTGCCCGCAGCATTGGCAGGAACCGCTTTCGCATTATACGAATATTACACCTCAAGGGATAAAGCCGCACCTGCGCAGAAAATGGCCGTAGAAGGGGATGATTACAGTGAAGGAATCTAA
- the agaD gene encoding PTS galactosamine transporter subunit IID, with product MITVKESKKVLTKRDITKLGLISSFLQASFNYERMQAGGFTAAQLPFLKKIYKDDKKGLSEAMKDNLEFINTHPNFVGFLMGLLLSLEEGREDRSLIKGLKVALFGPLAGIGDAIFWFTILPIVAGISASFAEQGSILGPILFFSVYLTIFILRIVWTHLGYNLGVRAIEKIKTGSQTISRAATILGVTVIGALIASYVHITVLSAIPINPEHTVSLQKDFFDKIFPNILPMAYTLLMFYFLKKRRVNPTVLIVATFIFAVLMSFLGVL from the coding sequence ATGATTACAGTGAAGGAATCTAAGAAAGTTCTTACCAAGAGGGATATAACGAAGTTGGGACTGATCTCTTCCTTTCTGCAAGCCAGTTTTAACTATGAAAGGATGCAAGCAGGCGGTTTTACCGCTGCCCAGCTGCCGTTCCTAAAGAAGATTTACAAGGACGATAAAAAAGGCCTCTCTGAAGCCATGAAGGATAATCTGGAATTTATTAATACCCATCCCAACTTTGTTGGCTTTTTGATGGGACTGCTCCTCTCACTGGAAGAAGGGCGTGAGGACAGAAGCCTGATCAAAGGGTTGAAGGTGGCATTGTTTGGACCCTTGGCCGGAATTGGGGACGCGATATTCTGGTTTACCATTTTACCTATCGTTGCCGGTATCAGCGCCTCTTTTGCAGAACAGGGGAGCATATTGGGCCCCATTCTCTTCTTTTCCGTCTATTTGACCATATTTATCTTACGCATTGTGTGGACTCACCTCGGATATAATTTGGGGGTGAGGGCGATTGAAAAAATTAAGACAGGTTCCCAGACGATCTCCAGAGCGGCAACCATTCTAGGCGTTACGGTGATCGGGGCCTTGATCGCTTCTTACGTTCACATCACCGTTCTTTCTGCGATTCCCATCAATCCGGAGCACACGGTATCCTTGCAGAAAGATTTCTTTGATAAAATATTCCCCAATATTTTGCCCATGGCATATACGTTGCTGATGTTTTATTTCCTGAAAAAGAGAAGGGTGAATCCGACCGTTTTAATTGTTGCGACCTTTATCTTTGCCGTCCTCATGTCTTTCTTGGGAGTGCTATAA
- a CDS encoding PTS sugar transporter subunit IIA: MKTILILCGHGKYASGVGSTLEMLAGHHDDLHYLDFTEDETDVTLKEKMIRIVKEHDGAQVLFVCDLLGGTPYKVSAEIANFNPHMEVVAGCNIASIMESLFQKDAFPIQQLADFIVDASKQTTVRFRKLTGKEATFETNNEEGI, translated from the coding sequence ATGAAGACGATCCTGATTCTTTGCGGGCATGGGAAGTACGCCTCAGGGGTAGGCTCGACGCTGGAAATGTTGGCGGGGCATCATGATGATTTACACTATCTGGATTTCACGGAAGATGAGACCGATGTGACCTTGAAGGAGAAAATGATCCGTATCGTGAAGGAACACGATGGGGCGCAAGTTTTGTTTGTCTGCGATCTTTTGGGCGGTACGCCTTATAAGGTTTCGGCAGAAATTGCAAATTTTAATCCCCATATGGAGGTGGTGGCCGGCTGTAATATCGCCTCCATCATGGAATCCCTTTTTCAAAAAGATGCTTTTCCAATTCAACAGTTGGCAGATTTCATCGTAGATGCCTCAAAACAAACGACGGTGAGGTTCCGAAAGTTAACGGGGAAAGAGGCAACCTTCGAAACGAACAACGAAGAGGGAATCTAA
- a CDS encoding SIS domain-containing protein, which yields MRILGINIEELKRVKGYHTCFEMANQPDLWREGVKIVGEYKEKIESFLNQVNGVEGLKIYLVGAGSSAKAASIVQNYLQRVTEKEVVSVPSTTFITHSDHYIRSDTPLLLVSFSSSGNTTEALEAIRIFKEKSRKVYQLLLICSEEGEIVKKYAREEGVLYVPIPKGTKGRSFAATGEFTLLILYALMIFDIHRYDYYKKMFDPIISDAERFFREEIYKVHAVANRNYDTIVGLGSGALLYLASEMCLKVSELTGGLQSTEYHSILEFRHGPKLIMNSRSLLTFFFSPDPHAKRYEVDMLKECYRDKKNSYIAALSMDYDEEIDENSDIYIYFNEGKFAYVDESHVVFQYSLYLQALAILKSIQLNISPDQPDRTGAVHKVAQGVNLYRKE from the coding sequence ATGAGAATTTTAGGGATAAACATTGAAGAACTCAAGAGAGTGAAGGGTTACCATACCTGTTTTGAGATGGCGAACCAGCCTGATTTATGGCGGGAAGGGGTGAAGATCGTCGGAGAATATAAAGAGAAGATCGAATCCTTTTTGAATCAAGTAAATGGGGTGGAAGGATTAAAAATCTATTTGGTCGGTGCGGGCAGTTCTGCCAAAGCCGCCTCCATTGTGCAAAATTACCTGCAACGGGTTACGGAGAAGGAAGTGGTCTCTGTTCCATCCACTACGTTCATCACCCATTCGGATCATTACATTCGGAGTGACACCCCCTTATTGTTGGTTTCATTTAGCAGCTCGGGAAATACGACGGAAGCGTTGGAAGCCATACGCATTTTTAAAGAGAAAAGCAGGAAGGTGTATCAACTATTACTTATTTGTTCTGAGGAGGGGGAAATTGTAAAAAAATATGCCCGGGAGGAGGGGGTTTTGTATGTTCCTATCCCCAAAGGGACAAAGGGAAGGAGTTTTGCCGCAACGGGAGAATTTACCTTATTGATCCTATATGCGTTGATGATTTTTGATATTCATCGATACGATTATTATAAAAAAATGTTTGATCCTATTATATCGGACGCCGAGAGGTTCTTCCGGGAAGAGATCTATAAAGTGCATGCCGTTGCCAACCGGAATTACGATACGATCGTTGGCCTAGGGTCCGGCGCATTGCTTTACTTGGCCTCAGAGATGTGCTTAAAAGTTAGCGAATTGACCGGAGGTCTTCAGAGCACCGAATACCATTCCATCTTAGAATTTAGACATGGACCGAAATTAATCATGAATTCCCGTTCATTGCTCACCTTCTTTTTTAGCCCGGATCCCCATGCCAAGCGGTATGAAGTCGATATGCTCAAGGAATGCTACCGGGATAAAAAAAATAGCTATATTGCGGCGCTCTCCATGGACTACGACGAAGAAATTGATGAGAATAGCGATATATATATTTACTTCAACGAAGGGAAGTTTGCGTACGTGGATGAATCCCATGTGGTCTTCCAATATTCCTTATATTTGCAGGCTCTCGCGATCTTGAAAT